The Daphnia magna isolate NIES linkage group LG3, ASM2063170v1.1, whole genome shotgun sequence genomic interval cgtttgaaaaaaatattttgtttctgAAAGTAGCACGAGTTTACATTATTTTTTGCGACTGTTTTATGGTCCTGACATTTCCTCACTGTTCGCGTGCGACATTTCTCCATAAGGCATTTTAGAATGTAAATGTGCTAGTTTTCTTCCCGCCAATTCTCGGAAACAGCTGATTTCTGCTAGTAGTATTACCACTTACAACCATATTTGTCCTCGCAATCCTTAACTGTGAAATGTGTTGACATACATTTAAATCATACAGTAAAACTTCTAATTTTCCTATCATCTATTACGTCTTGAGAATTAATGTTATCGAATCGATCTATAGGCCGAATAATTTTATAAAGATCTTTTAATTTCCTTACTGAGATAGCCATGATTTGCCCTTACCTAAAAATTCTTGAAGAGACACTTGTGCTCCCACTTACGGCCTTCAGGATCGGTTATATTTTGGGATCACGATGGCTCAACGACGGTTAGTTGCTAGATAACACTGTGATTTAATATATTTCCCAAACAAAAATTCCAGTCAATACACCATGCGCGCCATTGTGGTGCGTTCACAATATGTGCTACATTGCCAGGTCCTAGCACAGTGTAACTTACATAAATGTATAGATTGAATATTAACTATCCTTGAGGTTCGTCGTCCTTGACTCCTTTAGCTAAGTGTAGTGTACGAAAGACGGGACTAAAAACACGTCACAAAGCAATACGTAACTTGGAGTAACTGTAGCACCAGAGGCGGTGCCTCAGAGGGTATGTACGCGCTTGCGCTATCATTGCATCATTAGGCACAACAAGAGGAAAGAGCTGCCCTCTTTATTTACATGATTGAATCAAACACGTTTTACTTCGCAACTAAAGATTCCCCTTTTAGTAATGAAATTTTACATGAATTGCATGAAATCCTGTTAGCCTAGTACAAAAAGATAAatgtttatcgtaaaacgcTTGTAACAGTCCTTATTGAAATCTGTTTTTTAACCCTCAATTATTCTTTACCACGATACTTATACTTGTACTTGTAAAGATCGTGACAGACGGTCCTGTCAGCCTATTAAAGAGATATATAGATAATCAGAAAATTGTAGTTTGTTTATTAACAAAGTGATAAAGCATAATTAATTTAAAAGTCtcgacaagaagaaaattgttttaactGTTACGTTTAAGATATCAATGAGATGCAAAATTGTTAGCAAGGCTTAAAATATTGGAGCTTGTGTGTTAAACAAAGTGTCGGCGGAGACGACTTGAAGTTGTTCGGTCTCTAAAAGAAAGAAGTCGCGACTAATTGACGTGTTTGTACTTTGTGAAAAGATTGTATAGGACGCGAAGGGTTGATTTCAGATCCAGGTTAACTATGTCtgaaagaataaataaaattcaGTTGGTATAagttttaaagaaacaaattggCAAGTTAAATAGGATACCTTCAGGACGAGCTTTAGGCTTTGGTAGACCTGAATCTTGCATTAGCTCAAACGCAAATGCAACGTTATGAACTTTTTGATCGAAATCTTTTGGCGTAAGGAAGAATTCGTGAAGTGGCACAAAATATCCTTCTAACATCCCCATTAACAGCGTGAGATAAACGCCATCATGGAATTGGGTGTCTAAATCCGTAACTTCCAGATGGATCTTATTGAGTTGCTTGTTTACAAAGGTCACAAGAGATTTTTTCACAACCTTATCAGATATTATACAAAATTAATAGTTCGTAaagacaaaatattttttaatgctgATTGGTACCTGAAGTTTGTCAGGAGCGTGATCAAATAACGTGTCAAAGGCATCTCTTTCACAGCGTACACCAAGATCATCATAAGTGGATGTTATTTCTTCAGCGACAATGCGATGGCTAAGAACTCCGTCTTTTTTTGTAACAACAACCACGTTCACGACAACATTTTCCGGCAGGCGAATGGGAGCCCGAAACTGGCGGGCTAAAGATACCAGAAGATGAAGGATGGAAACTAATGTTTTTGAATGGATGCTTTCTACGCTCCAACGTGCTGTTGACGTCCGAGCTAGACCTAGAACCTAAAAATCAATTTGGGTTCAAATCTCAAAATCGAAACACGGGGCACAAACTTTTTTGATAACTAGTGCCCTAATGTTTAATTTAAGTATATACAGTCATTGGTGTAAGCATCTTTCATGGCGTGCTTCTTCACTGCACTCTTTCACTTGAATGATCAATACTAACACCCATGACTGTGCATAGTTTTGTTTAAACATAGATAATAAGTGAGAATTATTTTCTCCACAATACGTATTTTCCTGCAAAATATTGCTTGCTTGTCACATAACGAAAAGACGGAATGGacagggaggaaaaaaaaaaaatttactggATTTGTTAGAAACGGATCATTTTTCCCACCTCCCCGCAAGAGTATGTAGGACGGAAAACAATGGGCGGATGTTAAGTGATAAGAAATTCTCCCACCAGTTCATGTTAATTGTAAAAGGATTGAAAACGACAGGTCCAGACACTTGCTGTGGGTACTGGACATGAATGCCACACAACTATGGAGTGTTCATTTACATCGTTGTAGTTAACAAATAAATGCTAAATTAAAATCATAGGTTTTAACTATGATGTAAATGGAGAGAGGGAGTTGATCAAACATAATGTAGATACAAGAAATAACTTACTCTGTTTGCATAAGCAAGTACAGTCCTAAGTTTTTGCTTCTGATTCTCTTCCGACTGAGTTACTTCAGGTACATCTAGCTTTTGGCCAGTAAGTTTTTCTGATAGAAACAAATAATTTAAGTTATAGAATTTTAGAAAAACAAGATAATATAGACATATTGTTTGAGTCTGTTTGGGCAGTTACCTAGAAGTTTTTGGAGTACTTGTCCATCATAAAGATCTTCATCAACATTTTGAACAATCATCCTATGTTCAGCAAGTTCATCATTGATCCAGTCAACAAGGACAGCAATTAAGGCTTTCAATTTTATGTCTTCCATAGACCTTGGTTCCACCATTgatctttcttcattttcttctacaataaaaaaaaaaagtgtgttgAGAATATAATGAAAATCTAAGCTGCATTGAGATATTACCAAGGGCATACTCTTCAGGTGGCAAGGCAGGAGCCATGGGGCTTCCTGGGGAATCAATGgcattttttccttcttcttgaACTTCTTGCACTGCACAAAGAAAACTATTTGTTAACAATCCAGATATAAATTTCATAATCTTTACACAATTAAGCAATTGGTTTTAGAACTGTGATTTATAGAACATGTTATGCATTTGcataaaacagaaaatgaaacagaatgaaatacaTGAGAAATTTCTTTCCAAATGACCATAAAAGGATATGCTGTAAAGTAGAGAAAAAAGGTGTGGGTGGTAAACATAAATACTAGGTAAAAGCAGTtggaaaaataataagttaGTTTTAATTCAGGAAAAAACGGAATACAAAccttctttgattttcttttttctcccaaGAGTTCCAATCTTATCCCAAAAACTTTCTTCCTTATCGTCTTTCTTGGGAGCGACTCCGTGTGGAGACTTCGGGCGGGACGGAGAAGACATTCCCTTGACGTTCGTTGTTCGCCGTCCCTATTCAACTCAAGTTATTGATTATTAAGGCTTAAGGGACCGCGAGAAAAAGCAGATGGCTTACTAGATTTGCATGGCCAAGATCATTGGGGTTCGTCGTCAACCAAAACCATAACAGAAATCGCCATCTAGcgtaataattttaaaaatggctTGGCTCcctcatgagtttttcctaGTGATGTTTCGTTATTGTTTTTTCAGAACGTTAGCGTTATCCGTTAAGTTAACGACGTATGATTTTTTCTCGTTACGTTAACGCGTAAATTAACGCGTTATTAAAATGTCTCCGTTAACGCAAATTTCACGTTATTTTTAccgttatttaataaaaaaatttggacACTATCAAATCACGGTCTTGAGTACTTATATTGAAAATTGCTGTGTTGAACAATGAAAGAAAACTGAGAAAAACAGAAACTGCTGATTataaataaacacaaacagaccaaagaaaaaatttccaattAAAAAAGCAAAGGCCTCAATAAATCCCTATTGCATGTGAGGAAGACTTTTGCGGCTAGAACTTCTTCCTCCGTCCTATTTTTGCGTCCAAGGCAGTGCCATCCGGCAATCGAAAATTCACGTTCAGATGAAGCAGAAGAAACTGGTATAACCAGTAAATTAAAGGCAAGTTTGGATAAATAGGGAAAACGACTAGACAAATCCTTCCAGTAAGAGATCACATCTTGAACTGGTGGATCCTTATCAAATTCGTGATTTGCAAAAAGCAAGTAGTCTAAAAgttccttttcaatatttgGACGTTGAATATCAGGATCAAGTTGAGTAGAAGTCGAATGGCCGGACATGGCTGATGATGAGCGAGATGAGAATTCATTTGATAATCTGGtggctctttttttcattaacaAACGAAAAGAAGACGTATTCAAGTTGTTGTAGCCAgtatcttctttttcttgttctaaTGCTTGAGTAGAATCGCTAGAAGTTGGAATAATAGGAGGCTCTGTTCCTGGAGTTGGAGTAGCGGAGTACGGCAACCCCATTTGCTTGGCAATGTTTACTACATGCTTAACAACGAGAGACTGAATATTGAGATCTTCAATGACTTGAATTCTGTGATTACAGTCGAGGCAAGTCGCTAGAAGGTAGGAGCCGTCAAAATCAGGATCTCTTTCATCAGACATGAAATTAAATCTTCTTTTGAGATCTTCCAGCATAGCGGTTGCCACGCCATTTAAACCCGTGATGCCAGAACACTTTTCTAGGTGGAGCTTCAACTCCTCAATACAAAGAAAGGCTGATGAAAAAGTTGCGTTCTTATCCGCACTTACTAGTTGTGTGAAGGCAGCAAAAGGTTCCAATAAATCAATGATGTTCTTCAACATTCCCCAAGAAGTAGCCGACAAACTGTCCTAGCCCATTTCTTCACAAATGGTATTTACAAAATGGCGCAACTCGTACAAGCGAGAAAACACTAAATAGTTTGAAGACCATCTGGTTGAGACATCGCTCAATAATTTTTTACCAGAAAGAGCTATGAGATTAGGTGTTGCCACCTGTTGCGGGATAAAGGCCCACAAGCCTATTTTATTCAGACGCTAGTTAATTAACGAGGGTTTGTCTTTCTAGACACACAAGCAAGACTTTCACAAAATCGAAATACAACAATCTACAGGACAATCAAATGTACTTCTAATCAATCTTAGTACCTTTTTCACACGACGGGGCCTAGCACGGCACCCGTATTACACAATATCCCAGCAAGAGAAGGGGGGAAATGTTCCCAGCTTGACAGTTCGAACCAGTCTGTCCCGAGAGAGGGTGAGGGCAGAAGATAAGGGGTGTCACCAGTCGTGACATCTAGCAGGGGGAAAAGGGACTTGTCGTAATGCCAGCGGGGTATCTGGGATATCCCCGCCACATTCGGCCTTTCCTGGCCTGTGACTTTTTTCACGATTCACATACATAATAAACAATACATAACACCAACAATAATTTCACCCGTGCTAAAAGGCACTGAACACTCATAACACATCCCACACGAAATAAATGTTTCTTACTAAAAAAATCTTCGATcttgaaaaaaagagaaaaaaaaataaaataaaaaaaaaaaaaaataataataataataatctgatAAACTAAACTAAACTTATAACCAAGCTATACCCAACCCATTCAACAAATAAACTTTTACCATTCCCTTCTCATGCATTCAATTCCTCCTTCTGCGTGGGAGATTCAAAATTAAGATCaaacaaaactaaacaaaatagCTCACGGATGGGGGAAACTATGGGTGGTTGGAGCAAAGCCCTATttaaattcaacaacaaaaaaaacaaaaacaaaaacaaaaaacaaaacaataaaaacaaaacaaaaaaaacaaaaactaacaaaaacaacaaaaaacaaacaaaacaaaacaaaacaaatcgaaTAGTTAATTCCAAAAACAGATTACACCACATTAATTCAAATCAAAACCTTCGAGGATAGTGGGGAGACGGGAAGTTCGTCCGCTTCTTGTCCTCACTGGCGGGCGATTTGGGAATTCAGGGGCAGGTACATGCTGGGCCGGAATTTCTTCCATGACTGGATCAACGGTAACTTGagacatttcattttcacttctattttcattgtcgttttcACTTTCGGTTGGTTCGTCGAGTTCACTCACATGCCACTCGTCACTTCTCGCTCGAAATGGCTTTAATTGCACAACATGAGCGTTAAACCTTCGTACCACTTTCCTCTTTCTTCTAGATGGCAACTCTTCCACTAGATAAGTGGTTTCTGCCACTTTCTTTACAATCTGGAATGGCCCGATATATTTTGGCAAGAACTTCTTTgtcaatcctttttttttcaacatccGACGCACTAGAACAAGGTCACCTTGATCATACGGCTTCGATGCCTTTCTGCGAGCGTCGCAAAGCATTTTTGTTCTGTCCTGACGGCGGATAATGTTAAATCTGGCCGCCTTTCTCAATTGTTCCACGCGTTTGATGAACTTTCTCCTTGACACTCGTCCATCTTCTGGCCACTCAAACAGGTTGTTATCCGGTCTATTGGGGAGTCGTCCATAGACAAGCTGAAACGGCGAATGCTTCGTTGTTGACTGTTTGGCAGAGTTAATGGCGAATACAGCATCCGACAGCCGCTCGTCCCAATCTCGATGGGTAGGGGAAATAAATCCAGCAATGGCTCTGGCGGCTGTGCGGTTAAGCCTCTCCACCAACCCGTTCGTTTGGGGATGCTCTGCAGTGGCGATGACGTGGCGAATCTTCCATTTGTCCAGCTCCGTGGCTAGCTCACCGCTAGTAAATGCCGATCCGGGGTCAGAAATCATTCTGCTCGGCACCCCATGTCGATTTATGATCTGCTCCTTAAGTAGCTTTATCACGTGACACGTGGCTGTACTTGGCACAGCAACCGCCTCCACCCATTTGGTGAGATAGTCAATGGCGAATAGAATATGACGATTCCCAGATTGAGTTTCCAGCAACGGGCCTTGATGATCGATTCCGATGGTCTCGAATGGTCTAGTAGGTGGGGGGATGGGATTCAGAAAGCCAACAGGGGCTCCAGGAGGAACATTGTGAAATTGACAATGGATACATGATAATACATATGCGCGCACACTCGACTCCATCCGTGGCCACCAATAATTTTCTACTACTCGAGCCAAAGTTTTCTCTATACCAAAATGATAAGCTTGCGGCTCATCATGACATTTACTTATTAAATCTCTACGTAAAATTGAGGGAACCAGCAAAAGCAATTTCCTACCCACGTTACTGTTACTCTTTTTATACACTACCCCCTTTCTTAAAGCAAAATCAGGATCTTTTCTGTTAGTTAGGATTCTGTTAGTAATTGGGCGTAATTCTTTGTCCACTTGCTGCAAAAATGCAAGTTCTTTGGCTGTATATCCATCAGATTTTAATATACAGCTAACGCGATGTTCTGTCGAGGATGTCCGGCATTCCTCTTTTCCGCCAAGATTCCTCGAGAGAGCATCAGCGACCACATTGTTTTTACCTTTAACATGCtcaatttaaaaatcatattCTTGAATGCTCAACATCCACCTTGAAAATTTCCCCGACAACTCTTTCTTGTCCCACAACCATTTTACTGCGGAGTTGTCTGTACGGACGGTAAAAGGTCGTCCATACACATAACACCGAAATTTTTTCAATGACCATACTAAGGCCAAGCATTCCAGCTCATTTGAATGATACCTGGATTCAGCATCAGACAACGCTCTACTAAGAAAAGCAACCGGTTTTATCTCTCCGTCCACTTTTTGAGCAAGGACGGCTCCTAATCCGAAATGACTTGCGTCCGTATGGATCTCAGTTGGAAGGTTTTCGTCGAAATGCACCAACACTGGTTCTGCCGATAATAGACGGACAAGGGCACGAACGGCCTTCTTCTGCCTCTCCTCCCAATTCCACTTGGCATTCTTTTTCAGCAGAGTCACGAGCGGAGCAGTCAGACGTGAAAATTCAGGgataaattttcgatagtaTGATGCAAGGCCCAGGAAGGCCCTTAGTGACTTCACCGAATTTActtccatcctttccaaggcACTTACTTTCTCCGGATCCGGCCTTATTCCATCCGCTTTGACGATGTGACCTAAATGATTAACTTCATCTGCTGCAAAAAGACACTTTTTCCTATTAAGGATTAAGTTGGCCTCGCCCAGGGCTGTCAAAACCAAGTTTAACCTACTCTTATGCTCTTCAAAACTTTTACCAAAAACAAGAATGTCATCTAGATAGACGATACATACCGTCCATTTGAGCCTGTTTAACACCTGATCCATTAATCTCTGGAATGTGGCCGGCGCATTTGCCTAGCCAAACGGCATTCTTTTAAACTCAAATAGCCCATCGGGCGTTACAAAAGCAGTTTTTTGACGGTCCTTCTCCGCAACTGGTACCTGCCAGTATCCACTAGCAAGATCTAACgtggaaaaatattttgcgCCGGCGAGTCTATCAAAAACATCGTCTATCCGTGGTAGCGGATAAACATCCCTTTTAGAAACAGCATTTAACCTTCTATAATCAATACAAAATCTATACTCACcggatttcttttttacaagaaCTACAGGTGATGACCAATGGCTATTGGAGGGCTGAATTACTCCACCCTTTAGCATCTCATTCACCTTTTCTGAGATTACCTTTCTTTCAAACTGTGAAATCCTATACGGGCGGCTAGTGATTGGACGAGAGTTACCGGTATCGATGTTGTGCTGGATCTCCATCGCTCTGCCTAGCTGGGTCTCTTCAGAAGGGAGACAGCGACGATGCTGGTCCAGCaattcgaatattttttccttctcggCTCCCGATAGATTAGGTCCCGTATTGACGTCCTCACGAATTGTCGCTCGTAAATATCCTCTAATTGCAGCGCAACTCATTCGCACTGGCCTTGCTACTCCGTCATTTGAATCCTTTTCCTCTTTCTGTTCCGTTGGAACGACGGCAATTTGAGCGTCTAAATCAATATCAATGAAAATTACACAATTTCTCCGCTTTATTATTACCGGCTTTGATTCCAAATTCAACAATGGGACCCTGGCCCTCCCATTCTTGAACGAAACTAAGGCGGAAGGTACCACATAGGTTTTTGAGGGCTCTGCTGAAAATCCGAACCGCACGATGCCCGTTCCGGTGAAATCAATTGGGACTGATCCTTTTAACATCCGGAGCGATTCGCCCGCAACTTCAACGGCTTTCTTCACGCTAAATCTAACGGATCCTTTCCGTCGCACCGCCGGCAAATCTTTAGCCAAATcctgaaaaaattcttctgACGGCAGTGATCTGTTTACTTCTTCCGGAATCGATGTGTTGGTCTTGTCAATATCAGCTTCCTCTTCTACATCTTTTATGAACACTGGAACAATTTGATTATCCTTACAGATTAAATTTATATTGGCTTTCACCAGCCAATCTACGCCCAAAATCAAGGGAAAGGGGGCCATTTCAACAACTGCGACCTTTTCAAGAAACACTCTAGtgtctttaaaacaaatttgtaaAGGAATTTCATCTACTACTCTTACAACCTTATTATCTATTCCCCTTATCCCTGGAAGAATACGAATGCCTTTATTCTTAACAATTCGTCTTACTACTGGTAACCTTACTGTTGTTATGCTGGATCCTGTGTCCAGCAAGGCGTCTGTCTCACCAACTCCTTGGATGTAAACGCGGATGACAGGCAGTTGAGTTGGTCGGGACGACTCATCAATGTGTTCTCCCGTCAGCGCTGGCCTGGGCCAGCCGACGGGGCCTGGCCGTTTCCCGCCCCCCGAGGACAATTTCTCTTGATGTGACCGATCGCTCCACACTGAAAGCAGCTGCGATTATCCGGCTGGCGCTGCATTTGGCGCTGGTCTCCTCCCAGCGTTAATCCATTCAGTCGTTCCGTCAATCCAGCGATCTGCTTTCCCATTGACAGCAATGCCGATCCGACATCAATGTGTGGTGCTGCAGGAGGAAGGGGTGTCGGAACCGGTGGTGGATGCATTGGCACTGGTGGCAACGTAGACGGCTGAAAAAACGGATTATTTGGGGGGAAGGGGGACACATTTGGCCGCAATGTAGAGAATAACGTCTCGAGCTCTCTTAACCTCGTCATGAACTCGTCGACGTCTGCCGGCGTGTCATTCATCATGGCCGCCACGTGCTGCCAATTCGCCAACCCACCTATCAGATATGAAACCTTCTGCGCATTTGTCAAAACATGGGGGGAAAGATCAAGCAAACGAGATTTTTCCACTGCATACGCGATCCCTGGTTCCCCCGCTTTCTGGACCCTTTCCTCGATCAGTTTATACCACTCCGATGGTGATAAACGTTGTGTAAAGTTAGTCCCCAGCGCATTGGACCAGTTTTGCCAATTCGGATTATTGGCGCCCGATTGCAAATGCCACTGAAGGGCAATTTCTCCTAGACGCCTGACGGCGAGTTGTCGCTTCTGTGCATTTGTCCACCCTTCTACATCTCCGGCCTGATTGAGGATACGGACCCAGTGTCTACCGGACTCTCCCACTTTACCCTCAAACATGGGAATTGACTCtacaactgcattatttacatGTGCAAGCGCCGCCCCTGCTTGTTGCTGCTGAGCAGTTACCAGTGCCCGCAAAGCTGCACTTTCTTGTTGCTGGGCCGCTAGAAGATTCATTAATGCATCGTGACGCCCCTGATACTGTGCCCGATCCTGAGCAGCACCATTTGCAAAATTTGCGAGAGCCTGGGCTAGGTCGGGATCCATGTTTACCGGTACGTTTACTTGCTCCGGCTCTTCTCTAACAGGCGAGATATCAAAATTTAATCGTCGCGAAGGCCTCTCTTCACTTTCTGAATCGCTATCGGGGATCAATGCAACTACTCGAGGCGTAACGACTACTGGGATCAAATTTCTCGAGGCATTTCGCGTCCTAATATGATAATCTACTGGAGCAACTACGGCAACCCGTTTCGGTGgcataaatacaaaaaaaaaataaaattaataaaattaaaaaatagaatgATTCGAAAGCAGAGACGAATAAAtgcgagagaaagaaaaaagaaaaaaaagtgtctgggcGACCACGCTATAGccttggaaaaaagagaaattacGTAAGACCACGCTATAGCCACCGGCAACAAAATGATTTTACGCAAGACCACGCTATAGCCACCGGCAACAAAATGATTTTACGCAAGACCACGCTATCGCCCCCGGCGACTAGACAAAATTAGCGAACCCGAAAATCAAACATTAGcaagagaaaagaataataagaaaaaaacaatacaaaaaaaaaacaattaatttttttaaatacgatttgagcaaagaacaaaaatataattaatcCACGACGATGGTTCTGCGAGCAGTTCACGAGTGTGAATCTTTTCTGAGGCCAGTATCCCTCTTTTGACACCAATTGTTGCGGGATAAAGGCCCACAAGCCTATTTTATTCAGACGCTAGTTAATTAACGAGGGTTTGTCTTTCTAGACACACAAGCAAGACTTTCACAAAATCGAAATACAACAATCTACAGGACAATCAAATGTACTTCTAATCAATCTTAGTACCTTTTTCACACGACGGGGCCTAGCACGGCACCCGTATTACACAATATCCCAGCAAGAGAAGGGGGGAAATGTTCCCAGCTTGACAGTTCGAACCAGTCTGTCCCGAGAGAGGGTGAGGGCAGAAGATAAGGGGTGTCACCAGTCGTGACATCTAGCAGGGGGAAAAGGGACTTGTCGTAATGCCAGCGGGGTATCTGGGATATCCCCGCCACACACCGAAGACGTGTTGATCTTGCTGACCAATTTTCTAGCTTGCTTGATAACGTTGGCGAAAGCAGGAACGGTTTGAATGTTTGGCGCTCTGTGCGATCCATCGTTTTATGGTCTGAAAGATTTTTGGGTTTTGTACTTGTCAAAAGTGGACATCACTAATTGAAGTTTATGTGAGAGACAAGATAGTCTTTTCAAGTACTCTTCGTCAGTTTCTCCATGTAGTTGAGGAAAAATGGCCTGCAATTGCTGGGTTACTTGCACCTCAAATTGCAAGAATTCTACCTGATCGTTCTCGATTTCAATGGTTGTGTTGTCGTCGTTTTCGTCGAGTAAATCAATATCATCTCTTGTCAAGGACGAAGAAATAATATCTTGCGCGAGAGCATCAGAGAagtcttcttcttcaacttcAGCAAAATCAAGTTCCACATCTGACATATCAGAATACAAATTCGGCTCGGATTCTTCCTCTTGATCAATTGAATTCATAGCGACACTATCAATGACTTCCTTGACATGATTAGCTTTAACATGTTTAACGCCTTAATCATATTACTTCCGTTGTCTGTTACTGTTCCTGATGGAAGATATTATCCGgcaacgtttttctttttggttcgCGGGGGGGGGGAAGAGCAGACGATTTTTGGTCATGTCTCATGTCGGGTCCTTTTTTGGCAGGGATGTAGAATTTTTGATGTgccattgaataaagtatcagAGCTAAATTAAGTGCAATTTCATTGAACAGGTAACATAAGTTTCACATTATAGAGTTATGACAAGAAGAGAGAACGTAATTTCAAAGGGTTGTCTTGCGAAAGGCAACATTTtgttgccgaaacccgggaacGTGGCAAATGaagttgtgaaaaaaaaaagaatattttattttaaaagaaatgtgAAATGGCCTCAAGGCACTAATTATAAATGTTTGACTAGATAATATCTGGATTATTTCAATACGAAGCCCAAAGGGACTAGATAGTACCTGAGTTGATCCAATACGAAACCCCAAGGCAGCCTCAAGGCAGAACGTGGCTCTTAAGAGcattaagtaaaaaaaaaaaaaatttacgagtttaaGTGGCCTAAAGGCATAAATTTTCTTTACAGATATTGAGTGACAACAATCAAAAAACGATAAACACCAAAAATGTCAGATAGTGAACATGACGAATCAAGCTTATCCCCAGAGTTGGCCAAATCCTTACGTAAACTGTGTCGGTCAAAGTTTACGAAGCTTTGCACGGCAATCGAAGCAGGAATTGCAGCCTCAAAAAACATCGCAGTGCTGGAGGAACAGAAAGAAACGTTAACCGAACTATATGAATATTCTGCAGCAATAATTGCTGGACCAGACGGCCCAGACAAAGAGCGAGCAGAAAACTGGGCCACGGTCCTTCATGagaattataaaaaaatctttggaGAAATTGATTCCTACGTGAAAATGAAGATTGCTGAAACTACGCTGGCCGCTCAACAACTGTTGGAGATAAAAATTGCTAACACCACACAGCAATTGCTAAACGCTCAGAAAGCGCTCTCCGAGGCTCAAACGGCCACAGCtgctcaaaaacaaaaagaagcgCTTAAGCGACGATACGAgatggaagatgaagaaataGCGAAGAAAAGATTGGCTGAAGACGAAGCAAGAGCTGCTGAAAGAGATAGATTGGATAAAAAGCCCCGCGAAAAAGATACGCCGCGTACTTCAACG includes:
- the LOC116919403 gene encoding beta-parvin; the protein is MSSPSRPKSPHGVAPKKDDKEESFWDKIGTLGRKKKIKEVQEVQEEGKNAIDSPGSPMAPALPPEEYALEENEERSMVEPRSMEDIKLKALIAVLVDWINDELAEHRMIVQNVDEDLYDGQVLQKLLEKLTGQKLDVPEVTQSEENQKQKLRTVLAYANRVLGLARTSTARWSVESIHSKTLVSILHLLVSLARQFRAPIRLPENVVVNVVVVTKKDGVLSHRIVAEEITSTYDDLGVRCERDAFDTLFDHAPDKLQVVKKSLVTFVNKQLNKIHLEVTDLDTQFHDGVYLTLLMGMLEGYFVPLHEFFLTPKDFDQKVHNVAFAFELMQDSGLPKPKARPEDIVNLDLKSTLRVLYNLFTKYKHVN
- the LOC116935702 gene encoding uncharacterized protein LOC116935702, producing MPPKRVAVVAPVDYHIRTRNASRNLIPVVVTPRVVALIPDSDSESEERPSRRLNFDISPVREEPEQVNVPVNMDPDLAQALANFANGAAQDRAQYQGRHDALMNLLAAQQQESAALRALPSTLPPVPMHPPPVPTPLPPAAPHIDVGSALLSMGKQIAGLTERLNGLTLGGDQRQMQRQPDNRSCFQCGAIGHIKRNCPRGAGNGQAPSAGPGQR